A stretch of the Eulemur rufifrons isolate Redbay chromosome 20, OSU_ERuf_1, whole genome shotgun sequence genome encodes the following:
- the HGFAC gene encoding hepatocyte growth factor activator isoform X2, with protein sequence MGRWAWVPGPCPPRGLCPLLLLLLLLPHGAQPRAGGNHTGPPEPKATATPGTSTTQVTSVTSETPAMSTPEAERPQGGGFLPPPREAPSSSSPQGQVLTEDGQPCRFPFRYGGRMLHSCTLEGSARRKWCATTHNYDRDRAWGYCAEAAPPAEGPAALDPCASNPCLNGGACSSTQASRSYHCSCLGAFTGKDCGTEKCFDEIRYEYLEEGDRWARVHQGRVEWCNCSGGQVWCEGTRHTACLSSPCLNGGTCHLIVATGTTVCACPPGFAGRLCNIVPAERCFLGNGTGYRGVATTSASGLGCLAWNSDLLYQELHVDSVGAAALLGLGPHAYCRNPDKDERPWCYVVKDNALSWEYCRLAACESLARIQPLLPEVLVTLPEPAPAGRQTCGKRHKKRTFLRPRIIGGSSSLPGSHPWLAAIYIGNNFCAGSLVHTCWVVSAAHCFSNSPPRESVSVVLGQHFFNRTTDVTQTFGIEKYIPYPLYSVFSPSDHDLVLIRLKKKGDRCAVRSQFVQPICLPEPGSAFPAGHKCQIAGWGHVDENVSGYSSSLREALVPLVADHKCSSPEVYGADISPNMLCAGYFDCKSDACQGDSGGPLACEKNGMAYLYGIISWGDGCGRLNKPGVYTRVANYVDWLNDRMRPPKRPTAPS encoded by the exons ATGGGGCGCTGGGCCTGGGTCCCCGGCCCCTGCCCCCCACGtgggctgtgccccctcctcctgcttctgctgctgctgcctcaTGGGGCCCAGCCCCGGGCCGGCGGG AACCACACGGGCCCCCCAGAACCTAAAGCCACAGCGACCCCTGGGACCTCCACGACCCAGGTGACCTCCGTGACCTCTGAGACCCCAGCAATGAGTACTCCAGAGGCAGAGAGACCCCAAGGTGGTGggttcctgcccccacccagggagGCTCCCTCAAGCAGCAGCCCCCAGGGCCAAG TGCTCACAGAAGACGGCCAGCCCTGCAGGTTTCCCTTCCGCTACGGGGGCCGCATGCTCCACTCCTGCACTTTGGAGGGCAGCGCCCGCAGGAAGTG GTGTGCCACAACTCACAACTATGACCGGGACAGAGCCTGGGGCTACTGTGCGGAGGCTGCACCGCCTGCGGAGGGCCCAG CTGCCCTCGATCCCTGCGCCTCCAACCCCTGCCTCAACGGGGGCGCCTGCTCCAGCACCCAGGCCTCCCGGTCCTACCACTGCAGCTGCCTCGGGGCCTTCACGGGCAAGGACTGCGGCACAG AGAAGTGCTTTGATGAGATCCGCTACGAGTACCTGGAGGAGGGCGACCGCTGGGCCCGCGTGCACCAAGGCCGCGTGGAATGGTGCAACTGCTCGGGCGGCCAGGTCTGGTGCGAAGGCACCCGCCACACAG CCTGCCTGAGCAGCCCGTGCCTGAACGGGGGCACCTGCCACCTGATCGTGGCCACTGGGACCACCGTGTGCGCCTGCCCGCCGGGCTTTGCCGGGCGGCTCTGCAACATTG TGCCCGCTGAGCGCTGCTTCTTGGGGAACGGCACTGGGTACCGTGGCGTGGCCACCACCTCGGCCTCAGGCCTCGGCTGCCTGGCCTGGAACTCCGACCTGCTCTACCAGGAGCTGCACGTGGACTCGGTGGGCGCCGCGGCCCTGCTCGGCCTGGGCCCCCACGCCTACTGCCG GAACCCGGACAAGGACGAGCGGCCCTGGTGCTACGTGGTGAAGGACAACGCGCTGTCCTGGGAGTACTGCCGCCTGGCGGCCTGTG AGTCCCTGGCCAGAATCCAGCCCCTGCTCCCCGAAGTCCTGGTGACCCTGCCCGAGCCTGCCCCGGCTGGACGCCAGACCTGTGGCAAGAGGCACAAGAAGAGGACCTTCCTGCGGCCACGCATCATCGGCGGCTCGTCCTCCCTGCCCGGCTCCCACCCCTGGCTGGCCGCCATCTACATTGGGAACAACTTCTGCGCCGGGAGCCTCGTCCACACCTGCTGGGTGGTGTCCGCAGCCCACTGCTTCTCCAACAG CCCCCCCAGGGAAAGCGTCTCGGTGGTGCTGGGCCAGCACTTCTTCAACCGCACGACGGACGTGACGCAGACGTTCGGCATCGAGAAGTACATCCCATACCCGCTGTACTCGGTGTTCAGCCCCAGCGACCACGACCTTG TCCTGATCCGGCTGAAGAAAAAGGGGGACCGCTGTGCTGTGCGCTCCCAGTTCGTGCAGCCCATCTGCCTGCCGGAGCCCGGCAGCGCCTTCCCCGCGGGACACAAGTGCCAGATTGCGGGCTGGGGCCACGTGGATGAGA ATGTGAGTGGCTACTCCAGCTCCCTGCGGGAGGCGCTGGTCCCACTAGTCGCTGACCACAAGTGCAGCAGCCCCGAGGTGTACGGCGCCGACATCAGCCCCAACATGCTCTGTGCCGGCTACTTTGACTGCAAGTCCGACGCCTGCCAG GGGGACTCTGGGGGGCCCCTGGCCTGTGAGAAGAACGGCATGGCTTACCTGTACGGCATCATCAGCTGGGGCGATGGCTGCGGGCGGCTCAACAAGCCTGGTGTCTACACCCGAGTGGCCAACTACGTGGACTGGCTCAATGACCGGATGCGGCCTCCCAAGCGGCCCACGGCTCCCTCCTGA
- the HGFAC gene encoding hepatocyte growth factor activator isoform X1 has protein sequence MGRWAWVPGPCPPRGLCPLLLLLLLLPHGAQPRAGGNHTGPPEPKATATPGTSTTQVTSVTSETPAMSTPEAERPQGGGFLPPPREAPSSSSPQGQVLTEDGQPCRFPFRYGGRMLHSCTLEGSARRKWCATTHNYDRDRAWGYCAEAAPPAEGPAALDPCASNPCLNGGACSSTQASRSYHCSCLGAFTGKDCGTEKCFDEIRYEYLEEGDRWARVHQGRVEWCNCSGGQVWCEGTRHTACLSSPCLNGGTCHLIVATGTTVCACPPGFAGRLCNIVPAERCFLGNGTGYRGVATTSASGLGCLAWNSDLLYQELHVDSVGAAALLGLGPHAYCRNPDKDERPWCYVVKDNALSWEYCRLAACDEETEAQRSLARIQPLLPEVLVTLPEPAPAGRQTCGKRHKKRTFLRPRIIGGSSSLPGSHPWLAAIYIGNNFCAGSLVHTCWVVSAAHCFSNSPPRESVSVVLGQHFFNRTTDVTQTFGIEKYIPYPLYSVFSPSDHDLVLIRLKKKGDRCAVRSQFVQPICLPEPGSAFPAGHKCQIAGWGHVDENVSGYSSSLREALVPLVADHKCSSPEVYGADISPNMLCAGYFDCKSDACQGDSGGPLACEKNGMAYLYGIISWGDGCGRLNKPGVYTRVANYVDWLNDRMRPPKRPTAPS, from the exons ATGGGGCGCTGGGCCTGGGTCCCCGGCCCCTGCCCCCCACGtgggctgtgccccctcctcctgcttctgctgctgctgcctcaTGGGGCCCAGCCCCGGGCCGGCGGG AACCACACGGGCCCCCCAGAACCTAAAGCCACAGCGACCCCTGGGACCTCCACGACCCAGGTGACCTCCGTGACCTCTGAGACCCCAGCAATGAGTACTCCAGAGGCAGAGAGACCCCAAGGTGGTGggttcctgcccccacccagggagGCTCCCTCAAGCAGCAGCCCCCAGGGCCAAG TGCTCACAGAAGACGGCCAGCCCTGCAGGTTTCCCTTCCGCTACGGGGGCCGCATGCTCCACTCCTGCACTTTGGAGGGCAGCGCCCGCAGGAAGTG GTGTGCCACAACTCACAACTATGACCGGGACAGAGCCTGGGGCTACTGTGCGGAGGCTGCACCGCCTGCGGAGGGCCCAG CTGCCCTCGATCCCTGCGCCTCCAACCCCTGCCTCAACGGGGGCGCCTGCTCCAGCACCCAGGCCTCCCGGTCCTACCACTGCAGCTGCCTCGGGGCCTTCACGGGCAAGGACTGCGGCACAG AGAAGTGCTTTGATGAGATCCGCTACGAGTACCTGGAGGAGGGCGACCGCTGGGCCCGCGTGCACCAAGGCCGCGTGGAATGGTGCAACTGCTCGGGCGGCCAGGTCTGGTGCGAAGGCACCCGCCACACAG CCTGCCTGAGCAGCCCGTGCCTGAACGGGGGCACCTGCCACCTGATCGTGGCCACTGGGACCACCGTGTGCGCCTGCCCGCCGGGCTTTGCCGGGCGGCTCTGCAACATTG TGCCCGCTGAGCGCTGCTTCTTGGGGAACGGCACTGGGTACCGTGGCGTGGCCACCACCTCGGCCTCAGGCCTCGGCTGCCTGGCCTGGAACTCCGACCTGCTCTACCAGGAGCTGCACGTGGACTCGGTGGGCGCCGCGGCCCTGCTCGGCCTGGGCCCCCACGCCTACTGCCG GAACCCGGACAAGGACGAGCGGCCCTGGTGCTACGTGGTGAAGGACAACGCGCTGTCCTGGGAGTACTGCCGCCTGGCGGCCTGTG atgaggaaactgaggctcagaga TCCCTGGCCAGAATCCAGCCCCTGCTCCCCGAAGTCCTGGTGACCCTGCCCGAGCCTGCCCCGGCTGGACGCCAGACCTGTGGCAAGAGGCACAAGAAGAGGACCTTCCTGCGGCCACGCATCATCGGCGGCTCGTCCTCCCTGCCCGGCTCCCACCCCTGGCTGGCCGCCATCTACATTGGGAACAACTTCTGCGCCGGGAGCCTCGTCCACACCTGCTGGGTGGTGTCCGCAGCCCACTGCTTCTCCAACAG CCCCCCCAGGGAAAGCGTCTCGGTGGTGCTGGGCCAGCACTTCTTCAACCGCACGACGGACGTGACGCAGACGTTCGGCATCGAGAAGTACATCCCATACCCGCTGTACTCGGTGTTCAGCCCCAGCGACCACGACCTTG TCCTGATCCGGCTGAAGAAAAAGGGGGACCGCTGTGCTGTGCGCTCCCAGTTCGTGCAGCCCATCTGCCTGCCGGAGCCCGGCAGCGCCTTCCCCGCGGGACACAAGTGCCAGATTGCGGGCTGGGGCCACGTGGATGAGA ATGTGAGTGGCTACTCCAGCTCCCTGCGGGAGGCGCTGGTCCCACTAGTCGCTGACCACAAGTGCAGCAGCCCCGAGGTGTACGGCGCCGACATCAGCCCCAACATGCTCTGTGCCGGCTACTTTGACTGCAAGTCCGACGCCTGCCAG GGGGACTCTGGGGGGCCCCTGGCCTGTGAGAAGAACGGCATGGCTTACCTGTACGGCATCATCAGCTGGGGCGATGGCTGCGGGCGGCTCAACAAGCCTGGTGTCTACACCCGAGTGGCCAACTACGTGGACTGGCTCAATGACCGGATGCGGCCTCCCAAGCGGCCCACGGCTCCCTCCTGA